A genomic window from Diospyros lotus cultivar Yz01 chromosome 2, ASM1463336v1, whole genome shotgun sequence includes:
- the LOC127794638 gene encoding 6,7,8-trihydroxycoumarin synthase-like — translation MEFLLLLSMITIILFLLLRKGKKNGGIHVPPGPPQLPLIGNIHQLNKSILFRHLWELPKTYGALMSMQLGSLPVLVVSSAKMAKEILKTHDAAFAGRPPMVSFRKLDIFTAGTHTNAISLIWAMTRLVKHPEAMKRIQEEVRNIAGDEGVIHETDLQNLPYLKAVVKETLRLHPPVPLLLPHETIEPCTIAGYKVHPKTVVYVNAWAIGRDPKSWEDPKKFLPERFLDNFIDFKGQDFELIPFGAGRRSCPGIHLGVVTVELPLAHLICCFNWELYAASGIKNNEDIDTDVKPGISMQKKILLRLFARKYVPWSYA, via the exons ATGGagtttcttctccttttatctATGATCACcattattctttttctcctcctccgaaaagggaagaaaaatggaGGAATTCATGTTCCACCAGGTCCTCCACAGCTACCCTTAATTGGAAATATACACCAGCTTAACAAATCGATTCTCTTTCGCCATCTATGGGAACTCCCCAAGACATATGGCGCCCTCATGTCTATGCAACTCGGCTCTCTACCTGTTCTTGTCGTTTCCTCAGCAAAAATGGCCAAAGAGATCTTGAAAACACATGATGCTGCGTTTGCCGGCAGGCCCCCCATGGTTAGCTTCCGGAAGCTA GATATCTTTACCGCTGGTACGCACACAAATGCAATCTCCCTAATCTGGGCAATGACACGGCTAGTAAAACATCCAGAGGCCATGAAGAGAATTCAAGAGGAAGTAAGAAACATTGCCGGAGATGAAGGAGTTATACATGAAACTGATCTGCAAAATCTTCCTTATCTAAAAGCAGTGGTGAAAGAAACATTGAGATTGCACCCTCCAGTTCCGTTGTTACTTCCACATGAAACAATTGAACCATGCACTATTGCCGGCTACAAAGTTCATCCGAAAACTGTAGTTTACGTGAATGCTTGGGCCATTGGTAGAGATC CCAAATCTTGGGAGGACCCTAAAAAGTTTTTGCCTGAGAGGTTTCTTGacaattttattgatttcaaaGGACAAGATTTTGAACTAATTCCATTCGGCGCTGGTCGAAGAAGTTGCCCAGGTATTCATCTGGGAGTTGTGACTGTGGAGCTTCCACTTGCTCATCTTATATGCTGCTTCAACTGGGAGCTCTACGCTGCTAGTGGGATAAAGAATAATGAAGATATCGATACAGATGTGAAACCTGGAATATCTATGCAGAAGAAAATTCTGTTGCGTCTCTTCGCTAGGAAGTACGTACCATGGTCGTATGCTTGA